The following are encoded in a window of Castanea sativa cultivar Marrone di Chiusa Pesio chromosome 9, ASM4071231v1 genomic DNA:
- the LOC142610145 gene encoding large ribosomal subunit protein uL4 has product MAAAVAAVRPLVTVQSLEGDMATDTITTVALPDVMKASIRPDIVNFVHAQISNNKRQPYAVSKKAGHQTSAESWGTGRAVSRIPRVPGGGTHRAGQGAFGNMCRGGRMFAPTKIWRRWHRRVNVNQKRYAIVSAIAASAIPSLVQARGHRIESVPEFPLVISDSAESLEKTSAALKALKQIGAAPDADKAKESHSIRPGKGKMRNRRYINRKGPLLVYGSEGAKLVKAFRNIPGIDIVNVERLNLLKLAPGGHLGRFVIWTKSAFEKLDSIYGSFDKASEKKKGYVLPRAKMVNADLARIINSDEVQSVVKPIKKEVKRAPLKKNPLKNLNAMLKLNPYAKTARRMSLLAEADRVKAKKEKLEKKRSPITKEEASAIKTAGKAWYQTMISDSDYTEFEVFTKWLGVSQ; this is encoded by the exons ATGGCCGCCGCAGTAGCTGCTGTGCGCCCCCTTGTCACAGTCCAATCCCTCGAAGGTGACATGGCCACCGACACCATCACCACCGTGGCTTTGCCCGATGTCATGAAAGCCTCCATCAGACCCGACATCGTCAACTTCGTCCACGCCCAGATCTCCAACAACAAGCGCCAGCCCTACGCCGTGTCCAAGAAGGCCGGACACCAGACCTCCGCCGAGTCCTGGGGTACCGGACGCGCCGTTTCCCGTATCCCCCGTGTCCCCGGCGGTGGTACTCACCGTGCCGGTCAGGGAGCTTTCGGGAACATGTGCCGCGGTGGTCGCATGTTCGCTCCTACCAAGATCTGGCGCCGTTGGCATAGGAGGGTTAACGTGAACCAGAAGCGATACGCCATCGTTTCGGCCATTGCTGCTTCTGCCATCCCATCTCTCGTTCAAGCTCGCGGCCACAGAATCGAGTCCGTTCCCGAGTTCCCACTCGTTATCAGTGACTCGGCTGAGAGCTTGGAGAAGACCTCTGCGGCTCTCAAGGCTTTGAAGCAGATCGGTGCTGCCCCCGACGCCGATAAGGCGAAGGAGAGCCATTCGATCCGTCCTGGTAAAGGTAAGATGAGGAACCGCCGCTACATTAACAGGAAGGGTCCTCTTCTTGTGTATGGTTCCGAAGGCGCGAAGCTCGTGAAGGCTTTCAGGAACATTCCCGGGATTGATATTGTGAATGTGGAGAGGTTGAATCTTTTGAAGCTTGCTCCTGGTGGCCACCTTGGGAGGTTTGTGATTTGGACCAAGTCGGCTTTCGAGAAGCTCGATTCCATCTATGGGTCGTTCGATAAGGCCTCTGAGAAGAAGAAGGGGTATGTTCTGCCTAGAGCTAAGATGGTGAATGCTGATTTGGCTAGGATTATCAACTCTGATGAGGTGCAGAGCGTTGTGAAGCCAATCAAGAAGGAAGTGAAGAGAGCTCCATTGAAGAAGAACCCACTCAAGAACCTGAATGCGATGTTGAAGCTCAACCCGTATGCTAAGACCGCGAGGAGGATGTCACTTTTGGCTGAGGCTGATCGTGTTAAGGCCAAGAAGGAGAAGCTCGAGAAGAAGCGGTCGCCAATTACTAAG GAGGAGGCTTCTGCCATCAAGACTGCCGGAAAAGCTTGGTACCAGACTATGATCTCCGATAGTGATTACACAGAGTTTGAGGTTTTCACCAAGTGGCTTGGAGTTTCCCAGTGA